The nucleotide sequence CAGTTTTCATGTAATTTTATGCGACCGGCAACCCTTTGGCAGGAACGTCAAGCATTCGAAGTAGCGCCAGACCTGCCGATACCAGCACCGCCATCGTCGTCGCGTAACAGATCACGGGCCATGCTGTGTCGCCGTTTAATAGCGTTACCGCCAATGTCCCAACTATGCTGATGATCAGGCTTTGGATGCAGAAATAGAACGCGACTGCCGATCCTACGACATCATTGAACTGCGCAAGTGCGCCGTTGGCGGTAACGGACACCGTGAAGACAATGCCGACCGCGATAACCCACATCGGCAAGATGAAGGTAGGGAATGACGGCGAGCCGAAAAGTTCGCCGATCCCCAACAGGACCGCTCCGCAAACGAGCAGCGCCATTCCACGCGCCACGCATCCCGCGATGCCCCATCTGGCGACAAAGGACTTCGCAAAACGGGTTGTCACCATCATGACAAACGCGACAGTTGCGAAGGCCAAGCTAAATTCGATCTCCGAATATTTCGCTCGACCTATGAGCACGAGAGGGGCTGTCGAGAAGAAAACGAAGAACGTGCCCATGCCAGCGCTAAAGCCGACGGTGTAAACCCAAAAGTCCAGGCTCGCGAAGATCGGCAAAACGGATCGGCACGTCTTTGCTTCATCCAATGGGCGGGTTTCGTGCCATCTGAAACCGGCATTCAGGAGCGCGGGCAACGTAAGTGCAGCCAGCGTGACGAATATCGCCCGCCATCCGAAAACCTCGCCGATCACTGCTCCCGCGATGGGGCCAAAGGCGGGAACGAAGGCCAGCATCGAACTAAAAAGACCATAGATGACGACGCCCTCGGGCCGGTTGGCATAAACGTCGCGAACCGTTGCGAACGTCGCCACCAGCGCGGCCGATGCGCCAACCGCTTGAAGTAGGCGGAAGGCGACAAATGCTGTGGCCGTTGACGACCACGCCGCCCCAAGAGATGCGACGATAGAAATCACCCCACCCGCCAGCAGGATGGGTCGCCTCCCGATGCGATCCGAAATCGGCCCAAAAATCACTTGGCCCACGCCGAGCATCACCATGTAAAGGCTCAACGTGAGTTGGATTATGGATGGCGTCGTGTTCAGGATGGCAGGCATCGCTGGAACGACAGGGAGATAAATATCCATCGCCAGTGAAGCGAGGATGTCGAAGGGGGCCATCAGCAGCAACGCTGCCGGCAGCGTATAGGCCCATGTCGGGCGTGTGGTGGTCATGAAAAATCAACCGCTCGATTAGAGATACCGGGCG is from Azospirillum fermentarium and encodes:
- the floR gene encoding chloramphenicol/florfenicol efflux MFS transporter FloR, which encodes MTTTRPTWAYTLPAALLLMAPFDILASLAMDIYLPVVPAMPAILNTTPSIIQLTLSLYMVMLGVGQVIFGPISDRIGRRPILLAGGVISIVASLGAAWSSTATAFVAFRLLQAVGASAALVATFATVRDVYANRPEGVVIYGLFSSMLAFVPAFGPIAGAVIGEVFGWRAIFVTLAALTLPALLNAGFRWHETRPLDEAKTCRSVLPIFASLDFWVYTVGFSAGMGTFFVFFSTAPLVLIGRAKYSEIEFSLAFATVAFVMMVTTRFAKSFVARWGIAGCVARGMALLVCGAVLLGIGELFGSPSFPTFILPMWVIAVGIVFTVSVTANGALAQFNDVVGSAVAFYFCIQSLIISIVGTLAVTLLNGDTAWPVICYATTMAVLVSAGLALLRMLDVPAKGLPVA